DNA sequence from the Ogataea parapolymorpha DL-1 chromosome II, whole genome shotgun sequence genome:
CTTACAACCCAAACCGAGAGCTTCGCAACTGGAACAGGATTTGAAAGACccgaaaaactcaaaatcaTAGATCCAGACTGTTCCAGCACTATTGCTGGCGTTGATTCATCATCATCTCCTGTTGGCTCTTATACTGGGGGTTAATAtactgctgctgttgttgccGCAGTTGTTGCGATTGCTGTTGCAAATACATTCGCCGCCTCATCATCatctgctgttgttgctgtgGAGTCAATTGCATGTGTTTCTCCTGCTGAGGAACGACCCCGGCAGCCAGCTGCTGGGCCTGGTATTTAGCTTGCATCTGTgcttgttgctgctgtttcttggcctgGGCAAGtctgagctgctgctgctgctgagcgaGCAGCTGTGCCTGGGCCGAGATCTGCGAATGAACATCAACAGCACCCTGGGGACTTGGCTTGGCCATAGGTGCGGCCGGCCGCACCTGTGTCGAGGGTGGCATCCGTTGATGCTGCGACCGCACAGGGAAAACGTACTCGGTGGTTTTCTCTGTGTCCACCACCGCAGTACGCCCTTGCATTTGTCCCAGCGGGTTGGATGGCATTCTAGGCAGTATAGCACCAGCAAACATTTCTCTCATGCGAATAAATGAGTTGCGTAGTTTTGTAGGCATTATCACTTTCCGCTCCAAAGGCCATGgagtcgatctcgtcaCACCATCCAGAACTTGATGTGtttcctcttcgtcgtccagcggAACAGACGAGCCATGCATAAGGTCGTCTtgagcttgctgagcagcagcagcagcagcaccgaTTTTGGCCTGGTTCTTGCGCTGATATGcagcaagcagctggtcgtaCGGCGCGCTTCTCCctggaacagctcgttTGGCTCCCATAGAATGCGTCTTACAGGTCAAGGACCGCGCACAGAAACCACCGTTCGGCAGCGGGACACCACACTGTTTCTCCACATCAACAGGTCCCTTTGGCTTTCCGGTAATTTTCGGCTTGACGCTTTTCCTGactttcttctccttggGCACTTTCGCGActttctgctttttggaCGCCCCGTTGGCCCCGTTCATTTTGGTTTCCTCAACATCCGGAGAGTTAAGTGAGCTCGACAGATTTTCTGCAGCTTCGTCTAGCCGCCGTTTCTTCATGACGTTATTCGTAACGGCGGTATTGGCTTTTTCCGCCGATAAGGTTTTGTTACGTTTCTCCTGCGCGCAG
Encoded proteins:
- a CDS encoding SAGA-associated factor 73, whose protein sequence is MSSSGPAIEVSTELKQNVFGEDQVIPEFAKDTQSGSSFANITQWKELGAYLEGLQRITPGSSDSENNDLQSKNPLSRPVVYRICNHCDRPILEKYLADHLKSCAQEKRNKTLSAEKANTAVTNNVMKKRRLDEAAENLSSSLNSPDVEETKMNGANGASKKQKVAKVPKEKKVRKSVKPKITGKPKGPVDVEKQCGVPLPNGGFCARSLTCKTHSMGAKRAVPGRSAPYDQLLAAYQRKNQAKIGAAAAAAQQAQDDLMHGSSVPLDDEEETHQVLDGVTRSTPWPLERKVIMPTKLRNSFIRMREMFAGAILPRMPSNPLGQMQGRTAVVDTEKTTEYVFPVRSQHQRMPPSTQVRPAAPMAKPSPQGAVDVHSQISAQAQLLAQQQQQLRLAQAKKQQQQAQMQAKYQAQQLAAGVVPQQEKHMQLTPQQQQQMMMRRRMYLQQQSQQLRQQQQQYINPQYKSQQEMMMNQRQQ